GAGGGGTGGTTCAAGGCGGTGGGCATGGGTGAAGAGGTTCCTGTCTTTCGGAAAGAGGTCGTGTTGAGAGAGGCTCCTAGCGTAGCGGGTTCCCGCTCTGTACATCGCTGCACGGCCGGGCGGCGGTACGGCTGGCGCGCTCAGGGGAAACCAGTAGCGCAAAGGTCGTCGGGAAAGCCACCCATCCCCCGCAGCTTTTCAAAAAGGATGGACGCATGTTGCATTACCGCCGTTTTTCCCCCCGCCGCCTGCCAGGGGCTCTGTGCCTTTCGTTGTGGATCGGGTTGTCCGCTTGTGGCGGCGACGCCGGCGTGGCGCCGACCGCCCCACCGCCGCCCGCCCGCGAGCGGTTTGTGTACGTGGCCAACCAGCTCAGCAACCAAGTCTCGGCCTACCGCGCCGACGCCACCACCGGCGCGCTCACCCCCCTGCCAGGCTCGCCGTTTCCGGCCGGCAACACAGCCTACGCGGTGGCGGTGCACCCCGCGGGGCCATTCGCCTATGTGTTGAACTGGGCTTCGAGGGACATCCTGACCTACACCATCCACCCCACCACGGGTGCATTGGCGGTGCTGCCAGGTCCTTCCACCCCGGCGGGCGCCCGTCCCACCGCGTTGACGATCTCGCCCACGGGCCGGTTTGCCTACGCGACGAACTCCGCCAGCAACGCGGTGGCGGCCTTCACCATCGACGCCAGCACCGGCACGCTCACCGCCGCGCCGGGTACCCCGGTGGGACCGGGCAGCTTTCCCATCGACCTTGCGGTCGCGCCGGGAGGCCAGTTCGCCTATGTGGCCAACAGCGGCACCAACGACGTGGCGGCCTACGCCGTTGACGCCACCACCGGTGCGCTCACCGAGCTGGCGGGGCCGCGGGCGCTGGCGGGCGCGATGCCCAATGCGCTAGCGGTGTCCCCCGATGGCAAGTTCGCCTTCGTGGTCAACCTTGGCGGCGGCAGCGTCTCCGCCTACGCCATCCACGCCGCCACCGGCGCGCTGGCGCCCGCGCCGGGGTCGCCGTTCCTCGCGGGCTCAGGGCCCGAGAGCATCGCGATCGATCCCAGCGGGAAGTTCGTGTACGTCACGAATTCCAACGACAACAACGTGTCGGCGTACGCCATCAACAGCGCGACCGGCGCACTCTCGAACGTGGTGGGCTCGCCATTCGACACGGGTCTGCCCCCGGGTGTCATCGCGATCGATCCGGACGGCAGGTTTGCCTACGTAAGCCATTCGACTTCGACCGGCATCTCGGCTTATGCGATCCACCCCACCACCGGCGCACTTACCCGCGTGGCAGGCTCGCCCTTCGCCACCGGCCTGGCGCCACGCGGCATTGCCATCACGCGGTAGCGGCACATCAGCGCGTGCCGGACGCGCTTGCGGGGCACACGAAGGCGCAGCCGGGCGGCGTGCGGCCCACGAAGCGGCCATCGGGGCACTGCATCACGTCTTGCGTACACAGGATGGGGCCACGCTCGCCGGCCGGCGGCGCGGGGGTGGTGGGGCTGGCGCAGGCCGAGAGTCCCAGGGCCAGCGCGGCGGCGCAGAGGGTAGAGAGGTTCATGTGGCGGTTGTCACGGGTTGTTGTCACGGGGCCGCGGGGGGCGATTTGACCTCGTGTACGACCGGCTCGGCAGGGAGGGCCTGCGCACCTGCATCGTCGGTCGCCATCGCCGCGGCGCGCGCGCGTACCCGGGTGGCCGTGCCGATGTCCCACACCGCCACGAACATGGCCGCGATCACCGGGCCGACCACGAAGCCGTTGATGCCCATCACCGCGATGCCGCCCACGGTGCTGATGAGCACCAGGTAGTCGGGCATGCCGGTGTCCTTGCCCACGAGCAAGGGGCGCAGGACGTTGTCGACCAAGCCGATCACCAGCACGCCAAAGGCCACGAGTCCGATCGCTTCCAGGGTCTGACCGGTGGCGAACAGCCAGATCGCAACCGGCCCCCACACCAGGCCCGCGCCCACCGCCGGCAGCAGCGAGAGCACGGCCATGAGCACGGCCCAGAGCAGCGCGGCGTTGATGCCCAGGGCCCAGAACGCCAGGCCACCCAGCGCGCCTTGCACCACCGCGACCACCAGGTTGCCTTTGACCGTCGCGCGCAGCACGGTACCCATCTGCTGCAGCAGCTCCTGCTTGTCCTCGGGCGGCAGCGGGATCGCCATGCGGATGGAGCGCACCAGCGCGCCACCATCGCGGACCAGGAAATACGCCAGGTACAGCGCGATGAACAGGCCGACCACCAGGCCCAGCAGGTCTTGGCCGAAGTTGAGCGTCTGCGTCGCGATGAACTGGCTGCCCTGCGTGAGGATCTGTGCGAGCTTGCGTTGAAGGAGCTCGAAATTGCCCAGTCCAAAACGCGCGAGCAGGTCGGTGAGCCAGTCGGGCAGGGCATCGAACATGTGACGCAGGGTCTGCGCCGGCTTGAGTTCCCCGGACTCGATGCGCGCATACAGCTGGCTGGCTTCGCGCGCCAGCGAACTGGCCACCAGCACCGCCGGCATTACCACCACCACGATCGCCGCCGCCAGCGTGGTGAGCGCGGCCAGGTTGCGGCGTTCGCCCATGCGCGGCAGCAGCCACCGGTACAGCGGCGTGAACAGCAGGGCGATGATCGCGCCCCAAAGAATGGTGCCGTAGAACGGCAGCAGGATCCAGACGAAGGCCACCGTCGCCGCCACCAGCAGCACGCGCAGCATGACCGAGCCGGAGAGCGGCTTCAAGGTCATGGTCATCGGGCCGAGATCCGTGGGTGGCCGAGGCGGCGCGTCGGCGGCGGGGGATGGCGTGTCGGGTGTGTCCTGGTTCATGGCGCAATCTGTGGTGGTCGACAGGCGCAGTATGCCGGCGGTGGGCGGCCATCGCCGATTTCTCGTGCGGATGGGCATGTTGCCCGGCCCGCCTTGCACGAGATCCGCAGCCCTACATTGCGCGTGCCAGCATCAGCAGGCCCAAGGCGGTGAACACCGCGAAGAGCGCGCGCTGGAACACCGGCAGCGGCAGGCGCTGGCGCCAGCGCGCGCCCAGCCACAGGCCTGCAAACGCCGCCAGCAGGGCCAACGCATGCGCCGTGAGAGGGAGCGCGCTGCCGCCCCACAGCGCCACCGGCCCCAGGCGCGCCGCCAGCGCCAGCGTGGCGAGCAGGAAACTCAGGCCCAGCGCCTGGATGAGCGCGTCCTTCTCCATCCGCAGCGATTGCAGGAATGGCGTCATGGGCATGACGAACACGCCGGTGGCCGCGGTCAACACGCCCGAGAGCATGCCGGCCAAGCTGCCGGCCGGCAGCGCGAAGCGGCCCGGTTGCGGCAGCGCTGGCTTGACCAGTCCCCACAGCCCATAGACCACCAGCACCGCGCCCAGTGTGGCGCGCGCGGTCGTGCCGGTGCTGGCCAGATCGGGCAGGGGGCTCCAGAGCGTCGCCGCGACGAGGCCCAGCCACATCGGCCACAGGCGGCGCCACAAGTCCCCGGCATGCGGCCCGATGCACTGCGCAACATTCGTCAACAGCGAAGGCAGCAGCATCAGCGTGGCGGCGGTCGTGGCCGGCATGAACAGGCCGAGCAGGGCCATGGAGAAGGTGGGCAGTCCCATGCCGGAAACGCCCTTGACCGCGCCCGCGGCCAGGAAAACGAGGGGGATCGACCAGAGCCAGAGTGTGTCCATGGCCGCCATGGTTCGGCGCGCCCGCGGATCTGTCCATCGCGAAAGCGCGGAGGTATCCTCCGCCAAAGCCGGAGGATCGTCCATGCCCGCCACCCCCACCTACCGCATCGACCCGTTCGATCTGCGCCTCTTCGCCGCGGTCGTCGAGCATGGCTCCATCACGGCGGGCGCGCGCCACATCCACCTCTCACTGGCGGCGGCGAGCACGCGGTTGCAACAGTTGGAGCACGCGGTGGGCGCAGCCTTGTTGCTGCGTTCCAAACAAGGTGTGCGCACCACCGATGCGGGCCGCACGCTGCTGCTGCACGCGGGCCGGCTGCAGCGCGACATGGAGGCGCTGCATGCCGATATGGCGGCCCACGCGCACGGGGTGCGCAGCACGGTGCGCGTGCTGTGCAACACGGCAGCCATGGCAGAGCACCTGCCACCGCTGCTGGGGCGCTTTCTGCTGGCACATCCCGAGATCGACGTCGACCTGCGCGAGCTGGGCAGCCGCGACGCGCTGATGGCGATGCGGCAGGAGCAGGCGGACATTGGCGTGCTGGCCGACTACGTGGGCACCGAGGGCCTCGCCACGCGGCACTTTCGTGAGGACCGCCTGGTGGCGGTGCTGCCGCGCCAGGGCGCGCGCGCATCGCGGCAAGCACTGCCTTTCGTGGACCTGCTGCAGCGGCCTTTCGTGGGCCTGCCCAGTGAAAGCGGTCTCAGCCGCCTCCTGTACGACAAAGCCTTGCAGCACGGCCGCGGCCTGCACCACCGGGTGCGTGTGCGGGGGCTGGACACGGTGATGCAACTGGTGGGTGACGGTGTGGGCGTGGCGGTGGTGCCGCAGGCCACAGCGCTGCGCCTGGCCAGCGAGCGCGTGGTGGCGCGCCCACTCAGCGACAGCTGGGCCACGCGGCAGCTGCTGCTCTGCACGGCTGCGGGCGACACGCCACCGGGCGCCGGGGCGGCCGCGCTGCACGCCTTTCTGGCCCGTCACGGCGCCGGCTGAACCCGCTGACCGCGCGCACGCGCCGGGACCCCCTGGGGTCGCCGGCTTTTTTTTCGTCCCGCAGGTGGTTCGGCGGCGGTCGTTCTGTTGTGCAAATCAAACAGTTTTCGTCGCATAAGCGTTTTAACAAATTATTAACTAATAAGTCATGAGTGCAGGTTTGTGAGCGCCAACGATTGCTATGTAATTTGAAGCAAAAATATGGGCAATTTTTTTGGTGTAGATCCATAAAAGTCAGTCAAATCAACAGTCTTTTAACAATCAAATGATTGTTTAGGCATGTATTTTCTCTAGCGCATATTTCTTCATTTAATCTATTTCCCACACTAATAACGTCGTTAACATGTCGCAATTCGCAAGCGCCGATATAGTGCGTGCGGTGAAGAAATGTGAGTGTGTGTGTGGAAATGTGACGGCACGCACCTCGTCATAAAGGGCGCGCCCGGCCTGCCAGCCGGGCGTCCCAGAGGGGCACGCGGTGTTCGTTCGCGTGCCAACCAGAGGAAAAACCATGCTTCGATTTTTTGCACGTGGCGAGGCCACGGGTAGGCGCGCGCCTGCGCGCTCACGGGACCGCGCTCGTTCGACTTCGGGGCGCCGCCTCTGGCGCGCGCTCGGCCTGGCAGTTGCGGGTTCGGTGTTGTCGCTCACCAGTGCCCACGCCTCCCTGGTGGTGGCCCAGGCGGTGAGCGCCAGCACCATCTCCGTGGGCGACCGCACCCGCCTCACGATCACGGTGAGCAACGACTCGGCGCAAGAAGATGGCGCGCAGCTGATCAACAACCTGCCCTCGCAACTGCGCCTGTATCCCTCGTCCTACCCGGGCTACGTGGCCCCCAGCAGCACATGTGCGGGCGCCGTCTTCGCGCCTGCGCCCAACCCCGCGCCGGGTACCGACAGCATCACCGTCAGCAGCTTCACCATCCCCGCGCACAGCGGTGGCGTGGACGGCGCCTGCACGATTTCCTACGACATCACGTCCTACAACGGTGGGGGCACCTGGAACAACGTCATCAGCCCGACCGACCTCACGCCCACGGCGGTGTCGCCCGCGCAGCAGAGCGTGCTGGTCAATGCCTTGCTGTTGCCTGCCGTGTCCAAGAGCTTCGCCGCCAGCCCGCTCACGCAAGGCCTCTCGACCACCGCCACCATCACGCTGAGCAATCCCAACAGCGGGGTGAATATCCCGCTCACCAGCTTTGTCGACAACCTGCCCGCCAACCTGCAGGCCACGGGCATCGTGAGCAACACCTGCGGCGGCACGCTCAGCCACACCGCCAGCACCGTCACACTCACCGGCGGCGCCATTGCGGCGGGTGCGCCCGGCACCTGCGCCATGCGCTTCACCGTGGTCGGCGTGCTGGCCCCCGGCGTGGCGTCGCAGGCCGGCGCGAACAGCTTGCCCGCCAGTGCCGTGGGCAATACGCGTGGCCTTACCTCGCCAGCCACGTCCACCAACATCACCGTCAACAGCCCGATCACGTTGCAGAAGGGCTTCTCGGTCTCGCCGCTGACGGCGGGCGCGGACTCGCTGCTCACGGTGCGCATCGGCAACAACAGCGCCGCCGCGCTGACCAACGTCAGCCTGGACGATCTCGTGGGCGGCGCCTGGCCCGCCGCGTTGCGCAACTCGGGCGCCATCGGTGCCGCGCAACTCAATGGCTGCGGCGCGGGCGCTTCGCTCGTGGCGGGCGACGACGGGGGTGTGGAAAAAGGCTTTCAGCTCACCGGCGCGGAAATCGCACCGAGCACGGAATGCCGCATCCAGTTCAACGTCACCAGCACCGTTACCGGCACGCACACCAACAGCTTTCCCGCTGGTGCGGTGGGCAACGCGCAAGGCTTCCATTCGCCCGCTCGGCCGGCCAGCATCGAAGTTCGCGACAACGCGCTGACCGTGGCCAAGTCGTTCAGCCCCACCACCG
The sequence above is a segment of the Hydrogenophaga sp. BPS33 genome. Coding sequences within it:
- a CDS encoding lactonase family protein; this translates as MLHYRRFSPRRLPGALCLSLWIGLSACGGDAGVAPTAPPPPARERFVYVANQLSNQVSAYRADATTGALTPLPGSPFPAGNTAYAVAVHPAGPFAYVLNWASRDILTYTIHPTTGALAVLPGPSTPAGARPTALTISPTGRFAYATNSASNAVAAFTIDASTGTLTAAPGTPVGPGSFPIDLAVAPGGQFAYVANSGTNDVAAYAVDATTGALTELAGPRALAGAMPNALAVSPDGKFAFVVNLGGGSVSAYAIHAATGALAPAPGSPFLAGSGPESIAIDPSGKFVYVTNSNDNNVSAYAINSATGALSNVVGSPFDTGLPPGVIAIDPDGRFAYVSHSTSTGISAYAIHPTTGALTRVAGSPFATGLAPRGIAITR
- a CDS encoding AI-2E family transporter, giving the protein MTLKPLSGSVMLRVLLVAATVAFVWILLPFYGTILWGAIIALLFTPLYRWLLPRMGERRNLAALTTLAAAIVVVVMPAVLVASSLAREASQLYARIESGELKPAQTLRHMFDALPDWLTDLLARFGLGNFELLQRKLAQILTQGSQFIATQTLNFGQDLLGLVVGLFIALYLAYFLVRDGGALVRSIRMAIPLPPEDKQELLQQMGTVLRATVKGNLVVAVVQGALGGLAFWALGINAALLWAVLMAVLSLLPAVGAGLVWGPVAIWLFATGQTLEAIGLVAFGVLVIGLVDNVLRPLLVGKDTGMPDYLVLISTVGGIAVMGINGFVVGPVIAAMFVAVWDIGTATRVRARAAAMATDDAGAQALPAEPVVHEVKSPPAAP
- a CDS encoding sulfite exporter TauE/SafE family protein; the encoded protein is MDTLWLWSIPLVFLAAGAVKGVSGMGLPTFSMALLGLFMPATTAATLMLLPSLLTNVAQCIGPHAGDLWRRLWPMWLGLVAATLWSPLPDLASTGTTARATLGAVLVVYGLWGLVKPALPQPGRFALPAGSLAGMLSGVLTAATGVFVMPMTPFLQSLRMEKDALIQALGLSFLLATLALAARLGPVALWGGSALPLTAHALALLAAFAGLWLGARWRQRLPLPVFQRALFAVFTALGLLMLARAM
- a CDS encoding LysR family transcriptional regulator; the encoded protein is MPATPTYRIDPFDLRLFAAVVEHGSITAGARHIHLSLAAASTRLQQLEHAVGAALLLRSKQGVRTTDAGRTLLLHAGRLQRDMEALHADMAAHAHGVRSTVRVLCNTAAMAEHLPPLLGRFLLAHPEIDVDLRELGSRDALMAMRQEQADIGVLADYVGTEGLATRHFREDRLVAVLPRQGARASRQALPFVDLLQRPFVGLPSESGLSRLLYDKALQHGRGLHHRVRVRGLDTVMQLVGDGVGVAVVPQATALRLASERVVARPLSDSWATRQLLLCTAAGDTPPGAGAAALHAFLARHGAG